CCTGATAAAACAGAGATTCCAGAGATTTATTCACTGGAACTTAGGAGTGGGTCAAATAGTTGACATTTTCTTTTGGTGATTTTGATAGGTATCAAGCTAACACACCTTAAAAATGCATTAGTAATGGCTGGTGATGTATCTCAGGGATAGAATGATTttctagtgtgtgtgaggccctgggtacaaCCCCAGGACTAATGCATTAATCAAATGAGATAGGGTTAAATTTGTGGTACAAGCCCTTTTCCATGGTGTTCCTTTTGGAACTGCAAGTAAACGCTACTAGAGAAGACTCCACAGTTATTTATGTAGATAGGGAATTATGTGGGACAAAAACTCTTGATTCAGctactattatttataaattcattaaGAACTGTGCTAGGCACTAGGGGTACCAGGATAAAGGTCAGATTGTGCTTTGAAAAGCAGAATCCAAtgtttcctaatttttttaaagctccagCCCACAGCCAGAAATAAATTATTCACAACTCAGgtacacacatgtacatgtatACATAACTGAAACAcaaatttcacaaaaatatacTCACTTTATCTACCTGAAATATAGTCtgatatttactatctggctctGATTTTATTATATACCACTTAATTAAACATATTGCAAATCTTCACTGAATTTAAGATATACTAATCAATGTAGGGAGATGAAACTGCAGTTTGACAACACAAGTCTACTTAATAATCTGTGgtgtatgtattatataatgcatatatttATCTTCCTAGAAACATATTTCATGAGGTAATAGTGGGGTGGCTGAGGAGAGTCTCCTTATAAGCCAgtgtttctttttggggggggagatATTGGTGATtgaactccaccactgagccacatccccagccctactttgtattttatttagagacagggtctcactgagttgcttagcacgtcacttttgctgaggctaagcTCTGAACTCACAACCTTCtttgccttagcttcctgagctgttgggattataggcatgcaccactgcacctggcataagccagtgtttctcaaacttcaATATGCACAGAAATCACCTCAGGGtattgttaaaatgaaaattttgatcaGTATGTTTGGTGTAGGGACCTGAGATTCTGTATTTTCTAACTTTCTCTCAGATGATGCTGATGCAGCTCATCCACAGATCACTTTTTGTGTAGCAATGCTCTAATATTCACAAATGTATTAAACTGGTAAGGCAGTACCTACCAAGAGTTACCTAGGACAAAATTTCTTCTAAGGATGACAAAAAATTGGACAAGTCACTGACATATGAGAATAGCAAGTGTGTTATTCAAAATTTACCCGTCTCTCACATCTGAATCTGGTAGAGAGACTGCTGCATGCAAAAATGCTATCAACAGACCGAGAAAgaattattttactaaaaatatgaaatccaTCAGGGGCCAAAGTTATCATTGAGATGTTACTCAACTTGGTAAGTAAAACTCAAAAGTGAGGAAAAGGGTATTATCCATATTTCTATAGATATCATGGCTTGGAATACAGTTGACTTGGCTTACTGGAGATTCCAGAGAAATCAATGGGGCTTTGTCTTGATGCCTGCCCATCAGCAACACTGGGATCCTTTGGAGGTTGCAAGATTTATGAGAAGGGGCACAGTGCCTAGCAGACATGGTATTACATAGGGGAGGATAATACCTACCTTTCAACTTCCTGAACGTAACCCCAGGTACAGGTGAGATGTACCCCAGTCTTTCTCCAAGTGTCTAAAGGAGTCTTGGTTCTGCTAGTACTGGGGATAAAGTAGAAGGCAATCTAACACATTTCACACACTTTGTACCTCATGTGATATACTCAGCAGTTATGGAATGCAAGTATTATCCCCATTTGACAGATAAGAGGACAGTCCCTTACGAGTAAGGGTTTTGTAATAACCATAGATTCCTCCAAATATGAGTCCCAGAGGTAATGGGAGTTTTACCTATAATTTTAGTTTTGACAACAAGAATTTTAAGTGTTTCCACAGCCTTTATAAGCTTATTGAACAATTTTTCCATTGTTATTTATGtactgttttctaatttttaaatatcttattacTTTTTGTGAGATaagaaatctgttttcttttttttaattttttaaagaaagagagagagaattttaatatttattttttagtttttggtggatacaacatctttgcttctatgtggtgttgaggatcgaacccgggccgcacacatgccaggcgagcacgctactgcttgagccacttccccagcccaaagaaattcgttttctttaggaaaaaaataaacagataagttgaaaagaaacaagaaagaaaatcaccCACAGCCCACAACTCAGAAAAGCAATTGTTAACCTTTTAGGGATCAAAACTTTCTATCTTCCCTGTGCACACATGCACTACACTTTCcttttacaaaaacaaacagattCTGTAGATGATACTGTAAActcctttatttttccaaaatcacAATAACTTTGCAATACACATGGGGAAAATTCCCTACATAAACACAAAGTGAGTGCTGCAATAGTGTCAAAAGAACTTCTTGTAACAGAAGAGACACTTAATGTATTAGCTTAAAACACAAGACCTGGCAATTGCCTGCCAGAAGCACTACACATAGGGAATGTCTTCAAGGTCTCTCCGTGGGGCTCTACAGCCACCCCTGAATTCCCTTGGGCCCCTTGGGTAGAAGGGGTCCTCTAAATTTCTTTGCATCCACAAAAGCCTCCCTAATTTCTGTCTGCTTTTTCTCATGTCATCCTTCACCTTAGCCATACTGTCAAATTCTCTTATCATATCCTCATTGCTGAAATTCATATCATGTATGGACTCTTTATACTGCTTGAGGTAATGAGCCAGCCCcttgtcagtttttcttttggCTTTCCTGGGTATGTCATCCTCAGCTAGGCGCTTTTCTGCAGCCCTTGTTTCACTTTCTGGCTTTCCTGAGCACTCTGGCTTTTCCTCACTTTccacctttccctctctctctggctttccttcctcttttgctGTTCTCTCACTCTCTGGCTTTTCCTTATCCTTCAGCATTTCCTGATGTGCAgtcttttcctcattttctaatatttccttGTCTTTCAAGGTACAGGCTCCTTTTGGCTTTTCCTCATCCTGTGGctgttcttcattttccttctttccttggtTGGAAGGTGTTCCTCTGTTTTCACTGTAGAGTTCTTCCATGTCACgatttcctctccttttcctgtCCTGGGAAtgggggaagagaagagaagactAAGAAGAGACATGGGAAACTGAATGGGGCTGTAACACAGGTCCACAGGGTATTGCATCTTGACCTTGTGAGGGTTCCTCTTAGCTTGCCCAGCCCTCCAAGTGTGCCTCTGCAAGCCCCTTACCACACATTCCTCCCCCTACAGCAAGCATTCCCGGGGCTGTGCCCTCCGCACTCTTACCCCTTCTGGGTCCCTGTCCGTGCTGCACACCCCGCCTCACTGAC
This sequence is a window from Ictidomys tridecemlineatus isolate mIctTri1 chromosome X, mIctTri1.hap1, whole genome shotgun sequence. Protein-coding genes within it:
- the LOC101967373 gene encoding transcription elongation factor A protein-like 2, with the protein product MEELYSENRGTPSNQGKKENEEQPQDEEKPKGACTLKDKEILENEEKTAHQEMLKDKEKPESERTAKEEGKPEREGKVESEEKPECSGKPESETRAAEKRLAEDDIPRKAKRKTDKGLAHYLKQYKESIHDMNFSNEDMIREFDSMAKVKDDMRKSRQKLGRLLWMQRNLEDPFYPRGPREFRGGCRAPRRDLEDIPYV